In Marinitoga hydrogenitolerans DSM 16785, a genomic segment contains:
- a CDS encoding NifB/NifX family molybdenum-iron cluster-binding protein yields MKIAFGTKDGIHINDEHFGHSEIYVVYDYDGNEFKKIEEIKNPYAETHLHAKAEEIKEFLGHCKVWVGNSMGKCSMIKLDKWGYKPLIVESKTVEDALEEVRYMLAGEVE; encoded by the coding sequence ATGAAAATAGCATTTGGCACAAAAGATGGAATACATATAAATGATGAACACTTTGGACATTCTGAAATATATGTTGTATATGATTATGACGGAAACGAATTTAAAAAAATAGAAGAAATTAAAAACCCTTATGCAGAAACTCATTTACATGCAAAGGCAGAAGAAATAAAAGAATTTTTAGGTCATTGCAAAGTCTGGGTAGGTAATTCAATGGGAAAATGCTCCATGATAAAGCTCGACAAATGGGGATACAAACCATTAATAGTTGAATCAAAAACAGTTGAAGACGCATTAGAAGAAGTTAGATATATGTTAGCTGGAGAAGTAGAATAA
- a CDS encoding oxidoreductase, with translation MKFGNFETKNHIFMAPVKTALATPKTGFITDEQIAYYERKAKGGVGTIILEPIAVLPSGKEHPKQTMLNTDEHITGLKKLTNVLHKHETKLIVHLNHAGKLQTQKHQVKFYHHHQSNALLQVKFQKNYQNMK, from the coding sequence TTGAAATTTGGAAATTTTGAAACGAAAAATCATATATTTATGGCTCCAGTAAAAACAGCGCTAGCTACACCAAAAACAGGATTTATTACAGACGAACAAATAGCATACTACGAAAGAAAAGCAAAAGGTGGAGTTGGCACAATTATCTTAGAACCAATAGCGGTTTTACCTTCAGGTAAAGAACACCCGAAACAAACTATGTTAAATACAGACGAACACATAACAGGGTTGAAAAAATTAACTAACGTACTTCATAAACACGAAACAAAATTAATTGTACATCTTAATCACGCTGGAAAGCTGCAAACCCAAAAGCATCAGGTGAAGTTTTATCACCATCATCAATCAAATGCCCTTCTACAGGTCAAATTCCAAAAGAATTATCAGAATATGAAATAA
- a CDS encoding NifB/NifX family molybdenum-iron cluster-binding protein yields the protein MKLAIPSQGKTLDSLSNDRFARAELFVIYDLEKNEIVEIVENTANEAHGMGPKVSQMLAEKGVNILILESVGKNAFEVLKAAGIEVYLTKKDTLANIIENYKNGKLEKVESATH from the coding sequence ATGAAATTGGCAATACCATCACAAGGAAAAACATTAGATTCATTAAGCAACGATAGGTTTGCAAGAGCCGAACTTTTTGTAATTTATGATTTAGAAAAAAACGAAATTGTGGAAATAGTAGAAAACACAGCAAATGAAGCACACGGCATGGGGCCAAAAGTATCACAAATGTTAGCAGAAAAAGGTGTTAATATATTAATATTGGAAAGTGTGGGGAAAAATGCCTTCGAAGTTTTAAAGGCTGCAGGAATAGAAGTATATTTAACAAAAAAAGATACATTAGCTAACATAATTGAAAATTACAAGAATGGAAAATTAGAAAAAGTGGAAAGTGCAACACATTAA
- a CDS encoding 4Fe-4S binding protein, whose amino-acid sequence MPWIKENECIKCKICLNVCPVEGAITLKDDGYPYINNDICTRCGLCMEKCPKNAIRPNSENPAMRGMGRGLGRNRGF is encoded by the coding sequence ATGCCATGGATAAAAGAAAATGAATGTATAAAATGTAAAATATGTTTAAATGTATGTCCTGTTGAAGGAGCAATAACTTTAAAAGATGATGGTTATCCATATATAAATAATGATATTTGTACAAGATGCGGATTATGTATGGAAAAATGTCCTAAAAATGCTATAAGACCAAACTCTGAAAACCCAGCAATGCGTGGTATGGGTAGAGGATTAGGAAGAAATAGGGGATTTTAA